The Bradyrhizobium betae genomic interval GCCGAACAGTTCGAGACGCTCGGCTCCGCCGAGGTTGCCAAGGTGACGCGGGAGGCGCCGAGCCGGATTCCCTTCCTGGTCAAAGACCCGCGAGGCCACGCCGATTTCTACGCCGCGCTGGCGCGGCACGACGCGAAGGGTTCGGCGAACACGATGCGCGGTTTCCAGGGCGGCCGTCCGTCGATCTTTACGATGACCGACGCAATCAAGAAGGCGTCCACATCCGCTCTGATCATCTGCGGTGACGAGGACGATCCCTGCGTCGGGGCAAGCTTGTTTCTAAAGAAGCATCTGCCCGCGGCGGGGCTCGCGATGTTTCCGAAGTCGGGCCACGTGCTCAACCTGGAAGAGCCCGCGCTGTTCAACGAGAGCGTGGAGCGGTTCGTGACGCTGGTGGAAGCCGGGCGCTGGCCGGTGCGCGATCCAAGGTCGCTCGCGGGGCATTAGCTGTCATTCCGGGATGCGCCGAAGGCGCAGGCCCGGAATCCATCGGACCGCAAACGCTGTGGGCCGATGGATTCCGAGCTCGATGCTTCGCATCGCCCCGGAATGACGAGAAACTACTTCCCCTGCCCGCGCGTCAGCAGGAACACGCCCTGCTCGCCGAACAGGTTCCACACCCACCACGGCATCCGCAGCCGCAGCGGGCGGCCGTAGAGATCGAGCGCCTCGGCGCGCTCCATCTTGACGCCGATCGCGTCGCAGAGCTCGACGAAATCCTTGATGGTGCAGAAATGAATGTTGGCGGTGTCGTACCAGCTTGCCGGCAGATTTTCGGTGCGCGGCATGTGGCCGCCGACCAGCAGCTGGAGCCGCATCCGCCAGAAGCCGAAATTCGGGAACGAGACGATGGCACGGCGACCGATGCGCAGCAGATTCTCCAGTACCACCTTCGGCTGCCGTGTCGCCTGCAGCGTCTGCGACAGGATCACGTAGTCGAAAGCGTCGTCGGGATAGTTGACGAGGTCGGTGTCGGCATCGCCCTGCACCACCGCAAGACCCTTGGCGACGCAGCGGTTGACGCCCTCGCGCGACAATTCGATGCCGCGACCGTCGATGCCGCGGGTCTCCAGCAGCTGGAGCAGGTCGCCCTCGCCGCAGCCGACATCGAGCACTTTCGAGCCCGGCTTGACCATCCCGGCGACCAGCAGATGGTCGGCGCGAAACTGGCCGGATTGCTCCTTGGCGAGGCCGTCCAGCGGCAGCACTTCCTGTACGGACATCGCTAGCCCTCCTTGCTGGTGAGCCCGCGCGCCTTGCCGGCCGATTGCAGGAAGGCGCGGGAGATGTCGAGGAATTCGGGCACGTCGAGCAGGAAGGCGTCATGGCCGCGATCGGTTTCGATCTCGGCGAACGACACTCGCGCGCTCGACGCATTCAGCGCATGCACCAGCGCGCGCGATTCCGAGGTCGGGAACA includes:
- the metW gene encoding methionine biosynthesis protein MetW is translated as MSVQEVLPLDGLAKEQSGQFRADHLLVAGMVKPGSKVLDVGCGEGDLLQLLETRGIDGRGIELSREGVNRCVAKGLAVVQGDADTDLVNYPDDAFDYVILSQTLQATRQPKVVLENLLRIGRRAIVSFPNFGFWRMRLQLLVGGHMPRTENLPASWYDTANIHFCTIKDFVELCDAIGVKMERAEALDLYGRPLRLRMPWWVWNLFGEQGVFLLTRGQGK
- a CDS encoding alpha/beta fold hydrolase translates to MPHATTRDDIRIYFEEAGQGTPIIFLHEFAADYTNWEPQMRYFSRGHRCITYSARGYTPSDVPEGEVYSYQHFYTDALAVLDHLGIERAHLVGLSMGAYSSLQIGLNAPQRALSMTLAGVGSGSELETLDAWRRQCRANAEQFETLGSAEVAKVTREAPSRIPFLVKDPRGHADFYAALARHDAKGSANTMRGFQGGRPSIFTMTDAIKKASTSALIICGDEDDPCVGASLFLKKHLPAAGLAMFPKSGHVLNLEEPALFNESVERFVTLVEAGRWPVRDPRSLAGH